In the Mytilus trossulus isolate FHL-02 chromosome 1, PNRI_Mtr1.1.1.hap1, whole genome shotgun sequence genome, one interval contains:
- the LOC134718602 gene encoding uncharacterized protein LOC134718602, protein MMMANSTSRIDEDAFLSSFELLGPVGEKLFAPTCVSVSSTGEYVVSDSESCFIVIYSSFGEYLCHFSTIPKSIFYLLLNLEKHRPHDVAWLSSKRVVYTQPWGSKVTISNWNGSKTICLEGKPLYQPFGVCVDNLDQIYVTDKDKGRILCYSSEGKLIKTFGGLASNGFSLHNPHYIVLNKTGDIVLNDIIKDYVCIKMYDRLSGNFKTITTDIISEFGVGSLAMDSENNIFMTDYHKNRVKVFRNDLNENLEINNVKDLCGIALNHDGNLVCIDNHDKTIKIISLG, encoded by the coding sequence ATGATGATGGCCAACAGTACTTCACGAATTGATGAAGATGCTTTTCTATCAAGTTTTGAACTTTTGGGACCCGTTGGAGAGAAACTGTTTGCCCCTACTTGTGTATCTGTGTCATCAACAGGAGAATATGTGGTATCTGATAGTGAAAGTTGTTTTATAGTCATTTACAGTAGTTTTGGAGAATACCTATGTCATTTTAGCACTATACCAAAATCTATCTTTTATCTTCTATTGAACCTGGAAAAACACAGACCCCATGATGTAGCATGGCTGTCATCTAAAAGAGTTGTCTATACACAGCCCTGGGGTTCTAAAGTAACAATTTCTAATTGGAATGGAAGTAAGACTATTTGTTTGGAAGGGAAGCCACTGTATCAACCATTTGGTGTTTGTGTTGATAACTTGGACCAAATTTATGTAACTGATAAAGACAAAGGGAGGATACTCTGTTATAGCAGTGAaggaaaattaattaaaacttttgGTGGATTGGCATCGAATGGATTTAGTTTACACAATCCACATTACATTGTACTCAATAAGACAGGAGACATTGTGTTAAATGATATTATCAAAGATTATGTATGCATAAAAATGTACGACAGATTAAGTGggaattttaaaactattactACAGACATTATCAGTGAATTTGGAGTTGGAAGTTTAGCAATGGATTctgaaaacaatatattcatgaCTGATTATCATAAAAATAGGGTGAAAGTTTTCAGAAATGATTTAAATGAAAACCTTGAAATTAATAATGTTAAAGATCTATGTGGGATAGCTTTAAACCATGATGGAAATCTGGTGTGTATAGACAATCATGACAAAACGATCAAAATAATTTCCCTGGGGTAA
- the LOC134707036 gene encoding uncharacterized protein LOC134707036, producing MKYLVIVLFVGVALAAPSENKREKRQVLPNCVDSYQNVVNPCRSNANNRVYYPHPRDQTKFLQCDVFGRMFVIQCPAGEIYNQATTTCIKLQTTTSQTTNTGVQNPCTTANVNSGKIYFSVATDSHQFIECDLNGNANVLTCPSQLLWDENRLSCVYQFQTGVMVTTPNPNGGLGGIANPCRGSATSHQFFSHPDATKFIQCDIAGDAFVLSCPSGLVWNQFATTCVSPYNMVAGR from the exons ATGAAGTACTTGGTTATAGTTCTCTTTGTCGGAGTAGCTCTTGCAGCACCATCTGAAAATAAAAGGG aaaaaagaCAAGTGCTACCAAACTGTGTCG ATTCATACCAGAATGTGGTCAACCCTTGCAGGAGTAATGCTAACAATAGAGTATACTATCCTCATCCACGTGACCAAACAAAATTCCTCCAATGTGATGTTTTCGGACGAATGTTTGTTATTCAGTGCCCAGCTGGTGAGATCTATAACCAAGCTACTACTACATGTATCAAACTACAG ACCACAACATCACAGACAACAAACACCGGAGTACAAAATCCTTGTACGACTGCTAACGTCAACAGCGGCAAAATTTACTTCTCTGTAGCTACAGATAGTCATCAATTTATTGAATGTGATCTCAATGGAAACGCAAACGTCCTAACATGTCCATCACAGTTACTCTGGGACGAAAACCGTCTGTCATGTGTTTATCAATTCCAGACTGGGGTTATGGTTACAACACCCAATCCAAATGGTGGCTTAGGAg GTATAGCCAATCCTTGTAGAGGATCTGCAACAAGCCATCAGTTTTTCTCCCATCCAGACGCTACCAAATTCATCCAATGTGACATTGCTGGTGATGCCTTTGTTTTATCCTGCCCTTCAGGATTAGTCTGGAACCAGTTCGCCACCACATGTGTCTCACCCTACAATATGGTCGCCGGTAGATAG